The Loxodonta africana isolate mLoxAfr1 chromosome 18, mLoxAfr1.hap2, whole genome shotgun sequence genome includes the window ATTCTGTGACCATAAGAAAAATACTTTTCTGAATCTAATCTTGAATATTTGAGTAACAGTTACGTGCTAGCCATCAGGAATAGAGGTTGGTAGACTATAACTCCCCCTCTAAAGTAGCCTGTAAGGGGATGAAATGGTGCCATTAGCATCATTTGATCATGCCCTAACCTTGTGGAACTATAGTTCTCCGTAGAAAGCATGGAACTATTCTGACCCATGATCTGCTCCTTACTACCATTGACCTTATTTTCTACCATTTCTGTCGTGGTTTTGCTTCAGTCACATTGGCCAGCTTGTTATTCCTGGGAGTCTCCTAAGCTCTCTCCTcgcctgcctcagggcctttgcacatccTGCTTCTTCACTCTGGACCACTTTTCTGTGAGACTTTCACGGCCTCATTCAGGTTTTTGATCAAATGTCCCAAGAGAAGACATCCCAAATTACCCTGTTTAAACTAGAACCCATCGCTACCCCATCCTGACCTTCCCGTTATGCTCTTTTATTTGTTCCTCATAGCACTCATCACCATGAGACACTGTCTCTTCACACTAGAATGTCAGTTCCTTGAGGAAAGGGACTCTGCTTCCTTTATTTCCTGCTATACACACATTGCATAAGAACAGTGCTTGGTACATAGGtagtcagtaaatatttgtgaaaagAATAAGTTCATGTATAAGGAAATCTCTCAATGTGTTAATATAGTTTCAGTTTTAGTCTGAAAGTTATAACTGGTGATAGCCCTTTTAGTAAACAAATAAAAACGTTAATAGCATTACTTCCACGTATTATGTACAAATTTAGGCAGTCAAGAAAAGATCCTACTGCTAAAGTCcatctttcagtcaaagattagacaggtctctAAAACAAGCGGTAACACACTTCAGGAATGTGATACAGATGGCCAATGcctccccaaaagcaaagatgagaaggcaagaagggacaagaaaactggacaaatggacgtggagaacccagggtggcaagggaaagggggagagtgctgacacattgtgggaattgcatccaacgtcatggaacaatttctgtaaaaattttgaatgaaaaactgatttgcattgtaaactttcacctaaaacaaataaaatttaaaaaagtaaaagatcCTAGTCTTTGTCTACTTTTTCAATCTTAAATTTTCTATTGGAATACAGTACCAACAGAAGTCTTAAACATTCATGCACAAGAATAGAATACCTAAGTAATCTTAGATTATACGCAAGTATGTTTTTCACCTAAGTGGTAAAATgaagtatttaatattttatatgtatattaaacagggtgaggaagaaatgatgggTTGATCTACTAATTTTCCACTATTTAGTGGGAAGAATGTGACCTGAAGTCTTTTGCATAGGTAGATGCAAACATTCTTTCTAGAGATGATTGTATCACCTGTTAATATGGAGTCTCCATAGTGTTAAGCAATACTTGCTTTAGAGTTTCCTTAATGTGAAAAATCTGCAGCTGGGCTTCCACTTCAGATGTACAGccattttggtttttattcaggGTTTCTCATGGCTCCCGATGTAGCTTAGTATTCTCTGAACATTTCATAGACTACTACTTGTACTTTGTACAGTCAGGGGACTGACATACTCAGTCTTAGAAACCGCTTTATTATAACCTTGCAAATACTGTTTTTAGTGGCTATCTTTGGGGGAAGTTCTTCCTTAGTAGACTATCCTAGAAGAATCATTTATTGAGGAGTGTTTCTTTGTGTATAAATGAATTCCTGATGGAAACTGTTGTTTTTTGTGCTATACCTTATATCTGTGGAATGTACAGGACATGTATCAGGTAAATGCCCAGTATAGGTCTTCCCTACCTGTCTATGGCACCTTCTTTGTCAGTCTATAAGTAGGATTATGTGCTGGGATTTATAATGATAAAAGCACTTGGTAATTTAAAGATCTCTCTTctttaaatgcattttttttacctttttaaattaTAGCAACATGTGGTGTATTTATCTGGTTCATGGCCATTACCATCATGCCTTGTAGACTTTATTAGAATAGAGTATTAGAGGCTAATTGTGTAGAATGGGATTGGGGTGTGGTGAAAACTAAGTCATTAGTATGAAACAGATGTGAGCCATTTATAACGTACTTTGACAGTGTGACAGTAGTTCTTTAAAACAACTCCAATTTAATTCCAGTGTTACTATTAATGTTCCTGTATGTTGATTTTACAACACATGTGCCACTGGTGGCGTCCGAATCTTAATTTGTTTATGTTTGTCtctggttgtaattttttttgggCTATAGGTTGTATATGGGAAGAACCTGGTATTTTGCTGTGTAATCTAAGTATTGCTTAGTAAAAATTAAACTGGGGACAGGCACACACTGGCTTTTGAGATATTTCTTTCTTGACTAAAAGAGCCAAGTTTGTGTGGGCCTCTAACATCAGTGTAGAATGGATTCTCATTTTCCATGATTCAGTAGCTCACTCAAGGAGAAAATAAAggcttatttttgtttgttgttttttcagGAAGCGAAGCTGACAGATCAGTTACCACTTATCATTGTGTGTGATCGATTTGACTTTGTCCATGATTTGGTGCTCTATTTATATAGAAATAATCTTCAAAAATATATAGAGATATATGTACAGAAGGTAAGTAATACTTACTCCAAAGCACAGTTTTAAAGCCATCTTAAATACAGATATTAGAAATATTACCTACTACCTCCAGAAATAGGAAGGTAGTTTTGCTTTTATGTGGGCTTTTTTATTATTAGTCTCCATAGTCATTCTGTGACTCTAGCTTCTTTGGGCTTATTTATCCTTTGGACCCAATGCTTAGGTAACTAATTAACCAAATCAGACTTCATGATAAATTCCTCTGCCTAGTTGCAAATTTAGACTCTCAGCTCGTTACTGACTAAAAAGCTGAGCTTACAAGagggaaatgattttttttttttttttttttttaaactccccttcacacaaacagtttAGCACtcagttggtgattcaaatccacccagagccaACTCAGAAGAAAGTACCGGTGATCTGCTTTGAAAAGATCacagctagtgaaaaccctgcATAGTGCAGGTCCACTCTGAAACGCACAGGGTTGCCGTGCATCACAGACGACTCAGTGGCAGCTCCTGGTGATGGTGGTTGCTTTGCTTATTAGCAACATAATGGCATcactttggttgttgttgtttttactgtAGGTGAATCCAAGTCGACTTCCTGTGGTTATTGGAGGATTACTTGATGTTGATTGCTccgaagatgtcattaaaaactTGATTCTTGTTGTAAGAGGTCAATTTTCTACTGACGAGCTTGTTGCTGAGGTTGAAAAAAGAAACCGGTATAGTAGCATTTTAATCTTCATAACTGGGATCAGTTAGTAGTCTTTCTTGGTGTGGTAATGGTTAAAAATATAACTAGTAAGTTGCCTAAAAGCTGTTCAGTAACACATGGGCAGTAAATCACTGGAGACAACCTAATTTGGAAGTGCTAACCTGATAGCTCTAAAAAATCTCTTTTCTGAAACATTACAGCTGCTCTATCATATAAAAATCTGTTGACATGGCTGATCACTTTTTTACATGTTCTATAATTACAGCTATGTGGTTTGACTGTGTATGTTTTTCATGTATGTGGCAAGTCTGCTTTTAGTTATGTGTGGTACCAGTATATTTGATAACTAATCTTGACTGATAAATAGTATGATGTTTCTTCAGGTTTGATGAGTTCCTATACAACTCTGGGTTAAACTGGTTTTTAATTTGTAGTACCTTAAAATACTAATGTGGATTAATGACTGTCAATAgaaaagaatatagcatatgagCTTCTAATACTTAATAGGCCATGAAGCCCTTTTTTTACTGGAGCGTTTTGAGGAACTAGTGTTTAAGAAGTGCTGATGGCAGCAAATGAGTTTGGTAGATTGGTTTAATAGTGGGAAATTACTATAGCTATGTGAAAGGATGTCAAGAAAACCTTTGAAATTTAGGGGTTTGATTTTAACCTGAGTTGATATAGGTGCCCTACTAACGGTGTTCATATAATTTGTATTTGAATGTTCAAGCATGGAAAAATTCTGCAAAGGACAATGGAGATGAAAATAATACTCATTTAAGAGTATCAGCTTGAATTTGAAGTGTATTTCAGTTGACATGGGTTGTACATGTTTATAGGAGCTTGATTTTTGCctttgttaataaaaaaaatgaagtttctTTACTGTAACGGAAATGTGTTCATAATAACTACTTGAATTTCACTGTCAAAATAATGGAATACTGCTTTTTCTCTGgctgtttttaatatttaaatcatAGGTAGAAGAAAAATGGTCATCAGGACCATTGAAATGTAAGTTATAGCTTAGTGAAACCTTGACCGTTGGTGAAATGATCATATTACTGCTAGAACTATTAAACCTGGAGTTCCTAAACCTCTACTAGACTTTATTCCCAGTATGTACTTAGGGTACAGCCCACTTTAGCTGTAGGTAGTATTGTATGGTAATTGTGTTAAAATTGAAAGGAACCTGAGATAATCTGGCCTATCTTTCATACTTATCTTACCCCTGCCCTAAACAAAATTTATATAAAGTCTAGATATTTTGTCTAGTATAAAGAAAGGACAATCTCTGATTCTATAATGGTTCGTATTCATATTCCTACCTAGATAATGTAGCAGATAGGCCTAGCAGAGTGAAAAGAGTCTTAAATACTTTCTGTGAAATCTTGGGAAGTCAGTTAACCATATCCAAGCCTTAATTTCTCAATTTGTAATAGGATTGTTGGGAATTAATACATGTGAAAATGCATTATTAAGGTACTTATCTAAGTTCCCGTATAACTGTATAAAGCACTACATAGTTAGCATGTCAAGAATGTGTTATCTATAATGCAGTAagtgtggtttttttgtttgtttactagaTTGAAACTCCTCCTGCCTTGGCTAGAGGCCAGAATTCATGAAGGCTGTGAGGAGCCTGCCACTCACAATGCACTAGCCAAAATCTATATAGATAGTAATAACAACCCGGAGAGATTTCTTCGTGAAAATCCCTATTATGACAGTCGTGTTGTCGGAAAGTATTGTGAGAAGAGAGATCCACACCTGGCATGTGTTGCTTATGAACGTGGCCAGTGCGATCTGGAACTTATTAATGTGAGTACTGCTAGCTGAATATGTGGAAAgaagactgcttttttttttaccttgttaTAAAATACCAGGCTAATGAATTTTGAGGGTTCAGGAATGGATTTAGGTAATAGAGAGGTTTTTGGGAAGATGgcttgctttttaaaaactttatttttaaataattgtaaACGTAAAGAAAAGTGGCCAGAATAGTAGAAAATGTCTATAAGCCTTTTATTCTGATTTACCTATTAATGTTTTAACCTCATTAGCTTTATAATATGTGTTCTCATGTTCTctttcatacatacatacacaaccAAATATATTACTGCTTAGCCGTTTGAGAATAAGTTGCATATATCATGGCCCTGTACCCGTCATGGCCCTATACCCCttcagtgtgtatttcctaagaacaagGATATTCTCTTTCATAACCACATAGATAAATCATCTTCAGTCAGTTTAACATTGATACCAAAccagaaaacccactgctgtcgagttgattctgacttaataCAGTATTTTTAAAACCTATTTATTCCAATTTTGTcagtctcctttaatctggaaaaattgttTAGCTTTTCTTTCATGACAGTGACAATTTTGGAAGAAAAAGTTTATACTTTTTTCTTGatatgaaattcacataacataacaTTAAGCATTTTAAAGTTAACAGTTCAGTGATTATTAGGACATTGACAATGTTGGGTAGCCACCATCTCTATCTAGTTCCTAGGTATTTATGTCATCCCAGAAGGAAAGCCCATAACTGATAAAATAGCTGCTGCCCATTCCCTCTTCTCCCCAACCCTTGGCAACCACCAGACTGCGTTCCGCCTCTGCAGACATACCTGTTTTGGATATTTCATATGAGTGGAAAGTCTTCCCTCTTCCCGCCATAGAATGTTTCTCACTTTGAGTTTTTCTGATGGTTTATCCTGTTAGATTATACATTTCCACCCAGAATATTGCTTAAGTGATGTTTTGTCTTTCTCATGGATTACACTGAAGCACATTGATGTCCATTGTCCCTCATTTGTGATCagtttttatccatttttttttcttcttggcagATACTAAAACAGTCTGTGAGGAGACACTTAGGATCATGCAAACCAAACATCCAGTTGTTCATCAGAATCTCCACCCCCCCCATTTAGCATCTTATTGATTCTTGCCTAAATCGTTCTTAATGTGTTGtttgcaagaaaaaaaatgaagattttccAGTCCCCATACATACTTCCTGCATAATTATCAGCACTATGAATTTATGGACTCGGGGATTTCTGTTTTATCCTGTGGGTATAACCCATTACTGGTAGGCATTTTGATGCTCAAGTTGTCCCAGATTTGACTGATGGGAACCCCTTCAGTGTGGCTCCTATGTTTTTGTGACAAgctctcacatttttttttcagctcttcCTTATTTTCTGGCACAAGACATACTAGCTCATTTTATACCTTTTCTAGCCCAGGAATCAGGCATTTCTCCAAGGAAGCCAGGTCCCTTTTAGTGGGGAATAGTATTAGAAACCAAGACTGGCTTCTAGATACATTTACTTCCAGAATCTTTTCTGTGATCAGAGTTAGGACATATAAGCATCCgtgtatacatgcacacacaaaaaatacacacatacatgcagtACACGCATGGAAAATTAAACACACAAAAAGAGCTCGTGACACTGAAAAGAAAGCGCTAAGCGGGGGACTACCACTCCGACATATTAAAGCATATTACAAAGTCTCtgtaattaaaacagtgtggtactggtgcATGAATAGACAGACCAGTGGAATAAaatagaaagtccagaaatagatcCAATAGCAAGGTGCTTTTTAAAAGCCTTTAGAAATGAATAACTACTTTTTATGTAGGTCAAATTTTAATAGGAAAAATTTGAGTGTAACTTACTCAAGATTTTGTGTAAAactagtggggtttttttttttcctacgaaACGATGAACCAGGTTTAAGTGACAGGAAGttaatatttaaaagtaaaatcagTCTGTAAAAGTCTTTCCTCTTTACCTTGAAATTAATCTTTAACGTCTTATTTAGGTTTGCAACGAGAATTCCCTCTTCAAAAGTCTCTCCCGCTACCTGGTTCGACGAAAGGATCCAGAATTGTGGGGTAGCGTGCTACTGGAAAGCAATCCTTATAGGAGACCCCTAATTGACCAGGTAAAATTGGTGAATGTATGTAAGGCTTATCTATTTTAATTCATTAAACTAAAGGTTTTACAAATAAGACCTTTTCCTTctttatatatgtaaatatactcAAATGGTGGTATTTAACTGAGAGGggccagtaaaaagaaaaaaataaaaattgtactacaaatatatatattacaaatGTTAAGAACAATAAAATATATCAAAAGACATCTGATTATGTAAAACTCTCTCAATTCATCATAGTTAAAAGGAAAACAGCAAATGTAACATTTGATAAGGTGAGAAAGGATTGCTGGTATTAATACCTGAGAAGTGGTTAAATTGATTGGAAACATTCAAGTCAGTGGTAATCAAGAATCAGAATTGATTAGAGAAACTGCGAAAGACTTGAGTTAAACCTCACTAGTAAGCACATAGCTGCAATGAGATGTAGTTTTGTACCTATataaaattgaaaagattatttttAAGACCCTAAAAATTTAGGTTTATTTTAATGGTTCTTAAATTCTCCTGGTAGAAATATAGACAAAACATTTTGGGAAAGTGTAGATTGAGGCTATCAGTGTATCATTCCTCTCCTAGGAAGCATTTCTAAGGGAGATTGCCAAGTAGATGCAAACATGCGGGAAAAAATAACTTATTGCAGCATCTGGGAACCATGTAAATagctaaaaaataaagaaattactGAGTATATAATGTCATATCTATATAGTTGAATTGTATGTAGCCATTAAAGTGATAATGAGGAGTGGTTAGTATGGGTAATTTTTAATAATGAAGGAAAATAGAAATTATATTGAGGTGATTATCAACAAAGTAGAAGTACACATGGTGTGGGTGCATGCAGATGTGGACAGAAAGACCTCTGGTTAGTAAATTTGAAGGTACCCCtcccttttaattttttctgCCTATTCAAGTTTTCTAGTGAGAGCCCAACTTACTAGGTAATATCTTTGGAGCTGCCTCGAATCTCAATTATTTATTATCTTCTCTAGGTTGTGCAGACAGCCTTGTCTGAGACTCAGGATCCTGAAGAAGTATCAGTAACTGTCAAGGCTTTTATGACTGCAGACCTTCCCAATGAACTCATTGAACTGCTGGAGAAAATTGTCCTTGATAACTCTGTATTCAGTGAACACAGGTATGCTATGAGGGGCACCCATTGGCTCGGGCTTTAGTTATGGCCTATCAGTATTGGGAAGGAACAAACAGAAAGTTCACCTTGCTTCGTACCCTACATCCTGAGgcgagaaaaaggccaggggggGAAAATGTTTATAGCCATAGTTTTTATTCTCTATGActgatatgcttttttttttttaaactattgcattcaaatatcttttttttccttaaaggaaCCTGCAAAACCTCCTCATCCTCACTGCAATTAAGGCTGACCGTACACGTGTTATGGAGTATATTAACCGCCTGGATAATTATGATGCCCCAGATATTGCCAATATTGCCATCAGCAATGAGCTATTTGAAGAAGCATTTGCCATTTTCCGGAAATTTGATGTGAATACTTCGGCAGTGCAGGTAAATCTTCAGATTACTACACTGTCTTCTGGTTCAATATATGTATGGACCTGTGAGGGTAAACATAACTTACTGCTATAGCAATAGAAGAGCAATAAAACCCTAAAAATTTCTATGCACTTGCAATAATGGGGTAAGATTCATTTTCTTGTAACCCTGATTTTTAAAATTGGTTGCCTAGGTCTTGATTGAACATATTGGAAACTTGGACCGAGCATATGAGTTTGCCGAACGCTGTAATGAACCAGCAGTCTGGAGTCAGCTTGCGAAAGCCCAGTTGCAGAAAGGAATGGTGAAAGAAGCCATTGATTCTTATATCAAAGCAGATGATCCTTCATCCTACATGGAAGTTGTTCAGGCTGCCAATACTAGTGGTATGACTTCTTTTATGTGTTTGAGATTTCAGAAAATGTACCTAAGCTGTTTTAAGCTAAGCTACTGCATGGTTACTCTTGATACCTTTTAGCCCTCTCCATCTTAGTCTAAATAAAGATAGACTGCGTGTTGTGACCTTACAAGGTCAGTGTGCTTTGAACTCTCATAAGATCCTGTTAGAGATTGGCAGTGGTAATATAGAAGTGTTACAGAATTTATGCAATTCTAGATTCATTTTAGTCTAAATTTCTTAATACTCTGTTTCCTTGAAAAAGAAGTTGGTAGCAAGTTTCATTTACTTGGGTGTTAGCGTTTAGACttactttttccttttcaaaCCTAGGAAATTGGGAAGAGCTTGTGAAGTACTTGCAGATGGCCCGTAAGAAGGCTCGAGAGTCCTATGTGGAGACAGAATTGATATTTGCCCTGGCTAAAACTAACCGCCTTGCAGAGTTAGAAGAGTTTATCAATGGGCCAAACAATGCTCATATCCAACAAGTGAGtttcttcagattttttaaaacagtttaaaAGTTAATAGTTGAGTAATTTTATTAGCTTAATAGAGTCAACAATTAAAGattcccaaggaaaaaaaaagttccccaGTACTAAGTTGTGAATATGGCAGGATAACTGAGCTGAGGTTCATATCACTGAAAATGAGTTGTCTCTTTTTCAGGTTGGTGACCGTTGTTACgatgaaaaaatgtatgatgCGGCTAAGTTGTTGTACAATAATGTGTCCAATTTTGGACGCCTGGCATCTACCCTGGTTCACCTGGGTGAATATCAGGCAGCTGTTGATGGAGCTAGGAAAGCTAACAGTACTCGAACATGGAAGGAGGTAATCTAAACACAATTTTGACTGAAGAGTTAAGATCTGATTGGAAATGCTCTTTAAACTGATTGATTGAATTAAATAGTTCTGTTTACattggaggagtcctggtggtgcaatggttaaaagcaacgactgctaaccaaaaggtcagcagttcaaatccaccagctccttggaaactctgtggggtggttctactctgtcctttagggttgctttgagtcaactcagcggcaatgggtttttgttttgttttgttttaatttacatttgagTTCACATAATGGAAATGTTTATTCTAGGTCTGCTTTGCCTGTGTGGATGGAAAAGAGTTCCGACTGGCTCAGATGTGTGGGCTTCATATTGTAGTACATGCAGATGAATTAGAGGAACTTATCAACTACTATCAGGTAATGAACAAGAATCTTCTATCTGAATTGAGGCCCTTTGCCACAATTATTCTTATCTTTAATTGCATGTTTCTCTTTAGGATCGTGGATATTTTGAAGAACTGATAACCATGTTGGAAGCAGCTTTGGGACTTGAGCGAGCTCACATGGGGATGTTTACAGAATTAGCTATTCTGTATTCTAAGTTTAAGCCACAGAAAATGAGGGAGCACCTGGAACTATTCTGGTCCAGAGTGAATATACCTAAGGTAACCAACCTTTAATATTGCGAGGTGGTTCAGTAGCCAAAACTgtgacattttaaaatgttttttttttttttttaggccattAGCTAGAATTACAGACTCATGTATGAAGCAATTAATTCATTCTTATGCAGGTGCTAAGAGCTGCAGAACAAGCTCATCTTTGGGCAGAACTGGTATTTTTGTATGACAAGTATGAAGAATATGATAATGCCATAATTACCATGATGAATCATCCAACTGATGCATGGAAAGAAGGGCAGTTCAAAGATATCATTACCAAGGTGTGTACCTTCttccgcagtggttaagagctcaggctgctaaccaagaggtcggcagttcaaatccaacagccacttcctggaaaccctatagggcagttctgttctgtagggttgctatgagccagaattgacttgacggcaacaagtctGATTTTTGAGTACCTTCTTCAGAAGGAGAAAGCTCATTAGGAAATAATTGacttatgtataaatttttttcattttaggttGCCAATGTGGAACTATACTACAGAGCAATACAGTTCTACTTAGAATTCAAGCCTCTGTTGTTAAATGATTTGCTCATGGTGCTGTCTCCACGTTTGGATCATACTCGTGCAGTCAATTATTTCAGCAAGGTAATAATTATAAGTGGGCAGTGatagtttagtggtagaattctcacctttcgtgtaagagacccaggttcaattcctagccagTGCAGCTCctgcatagccaccacctgtctgtcggtggagACTTGCTtgtcactgtgatgctgaacaggttttggtggagcttccagagtaacagactaggaagaaagtcagttctaaaaagcagccagtgaaaatcctacagatcacaacacTGATCTAAAACCAATCAAGGGAAAttacacaggaccaggtagtgtttctgtgtgcatggggttgccatgagtcaggggctgacttcagggccaccagtaacaacaacatcatttatGAACCAAAGTAGGTGACTTTTGTCTGTGAAACACTGACTATGTGCCACATTTGTAACAAACTGTTTATATTAAAGGTGAAACAGCTCCCACTGGTGAAACCCTATCTGCGCTCAGTTCAGAACCACAACAACAAGTCTGTGAATGAATCTCTGAACAACCTCTTCATTACAGAAGAGGATTACCAGGTAAGATTTTGGTTCTTGCATATGTTCTCAGAACTCAGGTTGTGATTGGTTCATAAAGTTAGTACGATTGACAGTCAAAAATCAGTCCTCCTTCAGGGTTATAGGTAGTAGGTCATAGTATTTCTAGGTTTTAAATTTAGTGAGATTTTCAGGTTTGATAAATCTACTTGCAGTTAAATGCCGACTGTGCAGAATTTTGCTTAGATTGTGTCCAAGACTTTGTTTTGGAAAAAATATGGTTACTTGTCCCTAAACATTTCGTATCTTAAATAACCCATAAAACTTATTTGTTATTAACCATATTAATTATTCATTGTTTTCTTTGCTTAGTATCttattaatatttgtcttttaataAACTTTCCCTTGTGATAGATTTCATGAAACAAttagttagagttaaggttaagctagttccatttttttctttcttttacagtTGGCATAATTTTTCCCTAGGGCATAATCGTACCCTCGATGTTACACGTCCTCCCAATTTCATAACCATTCAAGTTAGTTcttgacagtgaaaaccttagagAAAATTGTGCCTTCAGAAAATCTTACAGAACCTTTGAGGACTTTATTGTTATAAAATTAAATTGAAGAGCCTTGATACTTGTTCACAGATTACAACTTTGTAGTCTGATGCTTAAATCTAGGCTGTTATATTACATATTACTTCCTCCTGGGTTCTGTGATCTAGAAGGATGAAACATTAATGTcaaactaaaatgaaaaattgaTGTGGCACtttggctttgttttctttttttaaggctcTGCGAACATCAATAGACGCTTACGACAACTTTGACAATATCTCACTTGCTCAGCGCTTGGAAAAACATGAACTCATTGAGTTCAGAAGAATTGCTGCTTATCTCTTCAAAGGCAACAATCGCTGGAAACAGAGTGTAGAGCTGTGCAAGAAAGACAGCCTCTACAAGGTGGATAAAGTTGGGAGTAGGGAGTTGGGCAATCAGTGTGTAGTAGTATGACACCAAGTACTAGGTCTGTGTCAGTGGTATATTTATTACAGGAGATCATATTCTATACAAGTATTAGTTTTAGGGATATGAGAATTGATTTTAAACCCCCACTTGAGGAAAAGGTCATTAAGTCAGTGATTCTAGGGGCTATCTTACATTTAAGTCAAACCtctctttgttttaaaaaatacatatattttttagcgtgtctgttatttttcttttcaaaattttaactTAATTGCTATAACTGGGATGTGTTGTTTACTTGGTTTACTATTCAGAGTTTTATATATTTAATGTTTGTCTTTCATTGTTTCCTTTGAATAGGATGCAATGCAGTATGCCTCTGAGTCTAAAGATACTGAACTGGCTGAAGAGCTCCTACAGTGGTTTTtgcaggaagaaaaaagagagtgcTTTGGAGCTTGTCTTTTTACCTGTTATGATCTCTTAAGGCCAGATGTTGTCCTGGAAACTGCATGGAGGCACAATATCATGGATTTTGCCATGCCCTATTTCATCCAGGTCATGAAGGAATACTTGACAAAGGTAATGACTCCTCTAAGTATATTCAGGACTAATTATCTTGAGGGTATATAAAACTTCATGTGCAGacttattt containing:
- the CLTC gene encoding clathrin heavy chain 1 isoform X1; protein product: MAQILPIRFQEHLQLQNLGINPANIGFSTLTMESDKFICIREKVGEQAQVVIIDMNDPSNPIRRPISADSAIMNPASKVIALKAGKTLQIFNIEMKSKMKAHTMTDDVTFWKWISLNTVALVTDNAVYHWSMEGESQPVKMFDRHSSLAGCQIINYRTDAKQKWLLLTGISAQQNRVVGAMQLYSVDRKVSQPIEGHAASFAQFKMEGNAEESTLFCFAVRGQAGGKLHIIEVGTPPTGNQPFPKKAVDVFFPPEAQNDFPVAMQISEKHDVVFLITKYGYIHLYDLETGTCIYMNRISGETIFVTAPHEATAGIIGVNRKGQVLSVCVEEENIIPYITNVLQNPDLALRMAVRNNLAGAEELFARKFNALFAQGNYSEAAKVAANAPKGILRTPDTIRRFQSVPAQPGQTSPLLQYFGILLDQGQLNKYESLELCRPVLQQGRKQLLEKWLKEDKLECSEELGDLVKSVDPTLALSVYLRANVPNKVIQCFAETGQVQKIVLYAKKVGYTPDWIFLLRNVMRISPDQGQQFAQMLVQDEEPLADITQIVDVFMEYNLIQQCTAFLLDALKNNRPSEGPLQTRLLEMNLMHAPQVADAILGNQMFTHYDRAHIAQLCEKAGLLQRALEHFTDLYDIKRAVVHTHLLNPEWLVNYFGSLSVEDSLECLRAMLSANIRQNLQICVQVASKYHEQLSTQSLIELFESFKSFEGLFYFLGSIVNFSQDPDVHFKYIQAACKTGQIKEVERICRESNCYDPERVKNFLKEAKLTDQLPLIIVCDRFDFVHDLVLYLYRNNLQKYIEIYVQKVNPSRLPVVIGGLLDVDCSEDVIKNLILVVRGQFSTDELVAEVEKRNRLKLLLPWLEARIHEGCEEPATHNALAKIYIDSNNNPERFLRENPYYDSRVVGKYCEKRDPHLACVAYERGQCDLELINVCNENSLFKSLSRYLVRRKDPELWGSVLLESNPYRRPLIDQVVQTALSETQDPEEVSVTVKAFMTADLPNELIELLEKIVLDNSVFSEHRNLQNLLILTAIKADRTRVMEYINRLDNYDAPDIANIAISNELFEEAFAIFRKFDVNTSAVQVLIEHIGNLDRAYEFAERCNEPAVWSQLAKAQLQKGMVKEAIDSYIKADDPSSYMEVVQAANTSGNWEELVKYLQMARKKARESYVETELIFALAKTNRLAELEEFINGPNNAHIQQVGDRCYDEKMYDAAKLLYNNVSNFGRLASTLVHLGEYQAAVDGARKANSTRTWKEVCFACVDGKEFRLAQMCGLHIVVHADELEELINYYQDRGYFEELITMLEAALGLERAHMGMFTELAILYSKFKPQKMREHLELFWSRVNIPKVLRAAEQAHLWAELVFLYDKYEEYDNAIITMMNHPTDAWKEGQFKDIITKVANVELYYRAIQFYLEFKPLLLNDLLMVLSPRLDHTRAVNYFSKVKQLPLVKPYLRSVQNHNNKSVNESLNNLFITEEDYQALRTSIDAYDNFDNISLAQRLEKHELIEFRRIAAYLFKGNNRWKQSVELCKKDSLYKDAMQYASESKDTELAEELLQWFLQEEKRECFGACLFTCYDLLRPDVVLETAWRHNIMDFAMPYFIQVMKEYLTKVDKLDASESLRKEEEQATETQPIVYGQPQLMLTAGPSVAVPPQAPFGYGYTAPPYGQPQPGFGYSM